One window of Syntrophorhabdaceae bacterium genomic DNA carries:
- a CDS encoding iron ABC transporter permease, translating into MSGPVKFYPANGHPQPATGNSQQRVILIFVILSILLAGSIVLSLSYGKDLSTTFAGLFSHEGFGLVLRKIRIPRTIMAFLVGGSLGICGVTLQSILRNPLAEPYTLGISGGASLGITVSTIIQMQNFLGPYAHPLMGFVGALTAIIVVYALSMRRSFNPNSMILFGIVVSLVFSSIVFFIFSLLDPDKMQLTLMWLMGDLGSLDISLIPFYIPLLLVPSVILFFFGKELDILSLGGEKAHYLGIDPPRAYKILFVLTSVLTGLCVSASGIIGFVGLIVPHVLRNIIGATHTRLLFSSYLGGAFFLIISDVFSRYLLYPVELPVGVITGIFGGIILLFLLMRKA; encoded by the coding sequence ATGAGCGGCCCAGTTAAATTCTATCCTGCAAATGGACACCCGCAACCCGCAACCGGCAACTCGCAACAGCGTGTAATCCTGATATTTGTCATTCTTTCCATTCTCCTTGCTGGATCCATAGTATTGTCTCTGAGCTATGGGAAGGATCTATCCACGACATTTGCCGGCCTCTTTTCCCATGAGGGTTTCGGCCTGGTCCTGAGAAAGATACGGATACCAAGGACCATCATGGCCTTCCTTGTCGGTGGCTCGCTGGGCATCTGCGGAGTAACCCTCCAGTCGATCCTGCGAAACCCCCTTGCCGAACCCTATACGCTCGGCATCTCCGGCGGCGCGTCATTGGGTATCACAGTGTCGACCATTATCCAGATGCAGAATTTTCTCGGTCCATATGCACATCCCCTTATGGGATTCGTAGGCGCCCTCACTGCGATCATCGTAGTCTATGCGCTATCCATGAGGCGGTCGTTTAACCCCAACAGTATGATCCTTTTCGGTATTGTGGTAAGCCTTGTCTTTTCATCGATCGTGTTCTTTATCTTTTCACTCCTTGATCCTGACAAGATGCAGCTGACCCTTATGTGGCTAATGGGGGACCTCGGAAGCCTTGATATTTCACTGATACCCTTCTATATCCCGCTCTTGCTCGTGCCTTCCGTCATACTCTTCTTTTTCGGGAAAGAGCTCGATATCCTGTCGCTGGGGGGCGAAAAGGCACACTATCTCGGCATTGACCCGCCTCGCGCCTATAAGATATTGTTCGTACTTACATCCGTCCTGACCGGCCTGTGCGTCTCTGCCTCCGGCATCATCGGTTTTGTGGGACTTATCGTTCCGCATGTTCTCAGGAATATCATCGGCGCAACACATACCCGCCTTCTGTTTTCGTCATACCTCGGCGGTGCGTTTTTTCTCATAATCTCTGATGTCTTCTCCCGTTATCTCCTGTACCCTGTTGAGCTTCCCGTCGGTGTTATTACGGGGATCTTCGGCGGTATCATATTACTCTTCTTACTCATGAGGAAGGCATGA
- a CDS encoding cyclophilin-like fold protein gives MATRVKITTGSVTVDAEFFDTECSKMIVERLPIEAVPNEWGDEFYFEVPVKMPLDATATRNVKVGDIGYWPPGNALAIFFGPTPLSRGSDPVPASEVNMVGKISGDAGILRSAKGKGFIRIYEDA, from the coding sequence ATGGCGACCCGCGTAAAGATAACAACCGGATCGGTGACCGTTGATGCTGAATTTTTCGACACCGAATGTTCGAAGATGATAGTGGAAAGGCTACCCATAGAGGCAGTGCCCAATGAATGGGGCGATGAGTTCTACTTTGAGGTCCCCGTAAAGATGCCCCTCGATGCAACGGCTACGAGGAACGTAAAGGTTGGCGACATTGGTTACTGGCCTCCCGGCAATGCCCTTGCCATATTCTTTGGCCCCACACCGCTCAGCAGAGGCAGTGATCCCGTACCCGCAAGCGAGGTCAATATGGTAGGAAAGATATCCGGAGATGCCGGAATATTAAGAAGCGCAAAAGGGAAAGGATTCATCAGGATCTACGAAGATGCGTGA
- a CDS encoding heme ABC transporter ATP-binding protein: protein MKKDTLLSITGVSFRYGPQTVLKDVDLDVEQGEVIGIIGPNGAGKSTLLRLIAGYLSPDEGSITLSGRPLKDYNRRTLARHIATLPQALDMPFPYTVEEFIVMGRYPHDRRNFSYGIEEREMVFEIMNAMNIGHLAGRQIDTLSEGERQKVFLAQCIVQDPGMLLLDEPVSHLDIKHQMRVLEILENLHTKGLTILMVLHDLNLASEFCSRIVLIAQGSVFATGSPATTLTYENIEKAYDTVVIVRENPLSKKPFIIPVSGKYLKRGKEE from the coding sequence ATGAAGAAAGATACATTGCTGTCAATCACCGGCGTCTCCTTTCGTTACGGTCCCCAGACAGTTCTGAAAGACGTTGATCTCGATGTTGAGCAGGGTGAAGTGATAGGCATTATCGGTCCAAACGGGGCCGGCAAAAGTACCCTCCTGCGACTTATCGCCGGCTACCTTTCGCCGGACGAGGGGTCAATTACGCTTTCAGGACGTCCCCTCAAAGATTATAACCGGCGTACACTGGCGCGGCACATCGCAACGCTTCCCCAGGCCCTTGACATGCCCTTTCCGTACACGGTGGAAGAGTTTATCGTTATGGGCAGGTATCCCCACGACAGAAGAAATTTTTCTTACGGTATCGAAGAAAGAGAAATGGTCTTCGAAATCATGAATGCCATGAACATCGGACATCTGGCCGGGCGTCAGATCGATACGCTCTCTGAAGGGGAAAGACAAAAGGTTTTTCTTGCCCAGTGTATTGTTCAGGATCCCGGGATGCTCCTTCTTGACGAGCCGGTAAGTCATCTTGATATAAAACATCAGATGCGGGTACTCGAGATACTGGAGAATCTCCACACAAAAGGCCTGACGATACTTATGGTCCTCCATGATCTCAACCTTGCATCTGAGTTCTGCTCGAGGATTGTACTCATTGCCCAGGGAAGCGTCTTCGCAACAGGTTCGCCTGCGACAACACTCACATATGAGAATATCGAAAAGGCCTATGACACGGTCGTCATTGTGAGAGAAAACCCTCTGTCAAAGAAACCTTTTATCATACCCGTATCCGGAAAATACCTGAAGCGAGGTAAAGAGGAATAG
- a CDS encoding helical backbone metal receptor, with protein MWMLIALLVFFPIVSPAYERIISLSPQVTESVYLLDSGSRLIAISEFCKQPEGAAKKERIGTPLRPDIERIVSLKPDLVLGSREGNPPLTMERLRNLGINVHYFARPRDFIGLVENFLELSSMLEKKEEGKMIVDEVERSIKVTGGDIPYKVLWQVGADPLIVASNSSFANDIIRFAGGVNIIRTELPYPRMNVEEVILQRPQVIVLTSMGYHVETEKNRWKSYVKDARFVVLDPYIVGSPTPVSFLQAVKKLREAFLTKSEKR; from the coding sequence CCACAGGTGACGGAATCGGTTTACCTCCTTGACAGCGGATCAAGGCTTATTGCAATCTCAGAGTTCTGTAAACAACCGGAAGGCGCGGCGAAAAAGGAAAGGATAGGAACACCTCTGCGACCTGATATCGAGAGGATCGTCTCCCTGAAACCCGATCTGGTCCTCGGGTCCAGGGAAGGCAACCCCCCGCTTACCATGGAGAGGCTCAGGAACCTCGGTATCAATGTCCACTATTTTGCAAGACCAAGGGATTTCATCGGCCTCGTGGAGAACTTTCTGGAGCTCTCTTCCATGCTGGAAAAAAAGGAAGAGGGAAAGATGATCGTCGATGAAGTAGAAAGGTCCATTAAGGTGACCGGGGGAGATATTCCCTATAAAGTGCTCTGGCAGGTTGGTGCGGATCCGCTGATCGTTGCTTCGAACAGCAGCTTTGCGAACGACATCATACGGTTCGCCGGCGGCGTCAATATTATAAGAACCGAACTGCCCTACCCGAGGATGAATGTGGAAGAGGTCATTCTGCAAAGACCTCAGGTTATAGTGCTGACCTCTATGGGGTATCACGTTGAGACAGAGAAAAACCGCTGGAAAAGCTATGTAAAAGACGCCCGGTTTGTCGTCCTTGACCCCTATATCGTGGGGAGCCCAACCCCTGTTTCTTTTCTGCAGGCAGTCAAGAAGCTCCGGGAAGCCTTTTTAACAAAAAGTGAAAAACGATGA